The following proteins come from a genomic window of Columba livia isolate bColLiv1 breed racing homer chromosome 27, bColLiv1.pat.W.v2, whole genome shotgun sequence:
- the CALR3 gene encoding calreticulin-3 isoform X1, which produces MRGRRGVEEMAARGPGGRAGSASAVVALGLVLLLGAALGPARATVYFQEQFLDGDNWQKRWMYSEYKPGLGKFKLTAGKFYGDPERDKGLQTSENSKFYAISSRFKPFSNKGKTLVVQYTVKHEQKIDCGGGYVKIFPSNLDQKNLNGDSHYYIMFGPDICGSETKKVHVILNYKNKHHPIKKLVRCKVDGYTHLYTLIIRPDQTYEVKIDNQMVASGNLEDDFDFLPPKKINDPTVRKPTDWDDRIQIDDPNDTKPEDWDEPEYIMDTSAEKPEDWDDAVNGEWHYPMVKNPLYRGEWKPRQIDNPNYRGVWPHPQIDNPDYWPDFSIYSYENISVIGLDIWQVRAGTIFDNFLITDDEVYAEDFGDETWGETKGPEEEMNLKQTEEEQESQRVMEEKYFEERFKKKLERSSSGKDRAGGQTADKEEF; this is translated from the exons ATGAGGGGACGTCGTGGTGTGGAGGAGATGGCGGCGCGGGGACCCGGAGGCCGCGCTGGAAGCGCTTCGGCCGTTGTCGcgctggggctggtgctgctcctcGGGGCCGCCCTGGGCCCCGCCAGGGCTACGGTGTATTTCCAGGAGCAGTTTCTGGACGGAG ACAACTGGCAGAAGAGGTGGATGTATTCTGAGTACAAACCGGGCCTTGGGAAGTTTAAACTCACTGCTGGGAAGTTTTATGGAGATCCAGAGCGAGATAAAG GTTTACAAACTAGTGAAAATTCCAAATTTTACGCCATCTCCTCACGATTTAAACCATTCAGTAACAAAGGGAAGACTCTGGTCGTTCAGTATACTGTGAAACACGAGCAGAAGATAGATTGCGGTGGGGGATATGTTAAAATTTTTCCCTCAAATTTGGACCAGAAGAACCTAAATGGAGATTCGCATTATTACATCATGTTTG GGCCAGATATTTGTGGATCTGAGACAAAGAAAGTccatgttattttaaattacaagaATAAACACCATCCGATCAAGAAACTGGTCAGATGTAAG GTTGATGGATATACACACTTATATACTTTGATTATAAGGCCAGATCAGACTTATGAAGTAAAAATTGATAACCAAATGGTCGCATCCGGCAACTTAGAAgatgattttgattttttgccACCAAAGAAAATTAATGATCCCACAGTGAGGAAACCCACTGACTGGGATGATAGAATCCAGATCGATGATCCAAATGACACCAAACCTGAG GATTGGGATGAACCTGAATACATCATGGACACCAGTGCTGAGAAACCTGAAGACTGGGATGACGCTGTGAATGGAGAATGGCATTATCCTATGGTCAAGAATCCTCTATACAGG GGGGAATGGAAACCGAGACAGATTGATAACCCAAATTATAGAGGGGTTTGGCCTCATCCGCAGATCGACAATCCAGATTACTGGCCAGACTTCAGTATCTACAGCTACGAAAATATTAGTGTCATTGGACTGGATATCTGGCAG GTGAGAGCTGGCACAATTTTTGACAACTTCTTGATAACAGATGATGAGGTTTATGCAGAAGACTTTGGAGATGAAACATGGGGAGAAACAAAG GGTCCTGAAGAGGAAATGAATCTAAAGCAGAcggaggaagagcaggagagCCAAAGGGTCATGGAGGAGAAATACTTTGAGGAGCGGTTTAAGAAAAAgctggagagaagcagctctggGAAGGACAGAGCGGGGGGGCAGACTGCCGACAAGGAGGAGTTTTAG
- the CALR3 gene encoding calreticulin-3 isoform X2, with protein sequence MRGRRGVEEMAARGPGGRAGSASAVVALGLVLLLGAALGPARATVYFQEQFLDGDNWQKRWMYSEYKPGLGKFKLTAGKFYGDPERDKGLQTSENSKFYAISSRFKPFSNKGKTLVVQYTVKHEQKIDCGGGYVKIFPSNLDQKNLNGDSHYYIMFGPDICGSETKKVHVILNYKNKHHPIKKLVRCKVDGYTHLYTLIIRPDQTYEVKIDNQMVASGNLEDDFDFLPPKKINDPTVRKPTDWDDRIQIDDPNDTKPEDWDEPEYIMDTSAEKPEDWDDAVNGEWHYPMVKNPLYRGEWKPRQIDNPNYRGVWPHPQIDNPDYWPDFSIYSYENISVIGLDIWQMMRFMQKTLEMKHGEKQRVLKRK encoded by the exons ATGAGGGGACGTCGTGGTGTGGAGGAGATGGCGGCGCGGGGACCCGGAGGCCGCGCTGGAAGCGCTTCGGCCGTTGTCGcgctggggctggtgctgctcctcGGGGCCGCCCTGGGCCCCGCCAGGGCTACGGTGTATTTCCAGGAGCAGTTTCTGGACGGAG ACAACTGGCAGAAGAGGTGGATGTATTCTGAGTACAAACCGGGCCTTGGGAAGTTTAAACTCACTGCTGGGAAGTTTTATGGAGATCCAGAGCGAGATAAAG GTTTACAAACTAGTGAAAATTCCAAATTTTACGCCATCTCCTCACGATTTAAACCATTCAGTAACAAAGGGAAGACTCTGGTCGTTCAGTATACTGTGAAACACGAGCAGAAGATAGATTGCGGTGGGGGATATGTTAAAATTTTTCCCTCAAATTTGGACCAGAAGAACCTAAATGGAGATTCGCATTATTACATCATGTTTG GGCCAGATATTTGTGGATCTGAGACAAAGAAAGTccatgttattttaaattacaagaATAAACACCATCCGATCAAGAAACTGGTCAGATGTAAG GTTGATGGATATACACACTTATATACTTTGATTATAAGGCCAGATCAGACTTATGAAGTAAAAATTGATAACCAAATGGTCGCATCCGGCAACTTAGAAgatgattttgattttttgccACCAAAGAAAATTAATGATCCCACAGTGAGGAAACCCACTGACTGGGATGATAGAATCCAGATCGATGATCCAAATGACACCAAACCTGAG GATTGGGATGAACCTGAATACATCATGGACACCAGTGCTGAGAAACCTGAAGACTGGGATGACGCTGTGAATGGAGAATGGCATTATCCTATGGTCAAGAATCCTCTATACAGG GGGGAATGGAAACCGAGACAGATTGATAACCCAAATTATAGAGGGGTTTGGCCTCATCCGCAGATCGACAATCCAGATTACTGGCCAGACTTCAGTATCTACAGCTACGAAAATATTAGTGTCATTGGACTGGATATCTGGCAG ATGATGAGGTTTATGCAGAAGACTTTGGAGATGAAACATGGGGAGAAACAAAG GGTCCTGAAGAGGAAATGA
- the C27H19orf44 gene encoding uncharacterized protein C19orf44 homolog, which translates to MAAIARAQMAPAGGGQGRGGAPRRTSTAGLSGLPRPGGVRPAGDAGLERAGVAPFCSSRFLKARSGTGSPRCPVPGSAARAASGLGGRSSPGSASPARCSPALRRAAQLEGRIANRRKQADPQNTAGQQPSGGESSRSAAGREHSAGGRRRLKNAAATGGNKTPGSAGLKEEENIQSPKRNVVVTQHLRLDSGDEDMRELTESSLEFSSSNANRRAVVSDSQRGRKRGKTPVPSGMAPPSHQEVSLAEGSKPSLVRSKDPEKSAVGRVNSAPASGNPAAQRKTSSESPPASVKVTLPATRDTKQSQVSLQSERSEIKSLDELFSEAADGEDSISSSSYDFRLNILSLDDLAPNISSEAAELKQKETDIQITQESKRDSKKGSFLVVKDQVSLQMRSAAPGANDASERDAERTVTEAEISEHLSGVSADFPGHKQDDSDDDERTINSEYSDDFERSQSTADGEGVSETPGQHSESRTCSGERASPAAPPPRTTEQPRQAHRVTVRETAVQTADLPFAYCWAKTTPAALLDPPVGNSYVDPVPVASHVISTDAVEALTAYSPAALVLNAMLKQHLMLTQQFVENIHHLHVSVVESLEKEKFHYHTLEEAKEYIKTHKSPPLTTETAREEKMD; encoded by the exons ATGGCTGCGATCGCTCGGGCGCAGATGGCGCCCGCGGGCGGAGGGCAG GGACGCGGCGGTGCTCCCCGCAGAACCAGCACCGCCGGGCTCAGCGGCCTTCCCCGGCCCGGTGGAGTCCGCCCGGCGGGTGACGCGGGGCTGGAGAGAGCTGGAGTCGCTCcgttctgcagcagcaggtttcTAAAGGCGCGCAGCGGCACTGGCAGCCCCCGGTGCCCGGTGCCGGGGAGCGCTGCGCGGGCAGCGAGCGGGCTCGGGGGACGGAGCAGCCCGGGCAGCGCTTCCCCGGCGCGGTGCAGCCCAGCGCTGCGGAGAGCGGCGCAGCTGGAGGGCAGGATCGCGAACCGCAGGAAGCAGGCGGACCCGCAGAACACTGCGGGCCAGCAGCCTTCGGGTGGAGAGTCGTCCCGGTCCGCTGCCGGTCGTGAACACAGTGCGGGGGGCAGGAGGCGCCTGAAGAATGCTGCTGCCACCGGTGGAAATAAAACACCCGGTAGTGCCGGAttgaaggaagaggagaacatCCAGAGCCCTAAAAGGAATGTCGTGGTTACGCAGCACCTTCGTTTGGATAGTGGTGACGAGGACATGAGAGAGCTGACGGAGAGCTCGTTGGAGTTTTCCAGCAGCAATGCCAATCGGAGGGCTGTTGTAAGTGATTCTCAACGGGGTAGAAAG AGGGGTAAGACTCCAGTTCCATCAGGAATGGCTCCTCCGTCCCATCAAGAAGTTTCCCTGGCAGAGGGATCTAAACCATCTTTGGTTCGCAGCAAAGACCCAGAGAAAAGTGCTGTTGGTAGAGTTAACTCCGCACCAGCCAGCGGAAACCCAGCAGCACAACGTAAAACGAGCTCTGAGTCGCCACCGGCTTCTGTAAAGGTGACTCTGCCTGCAACACGCGACACGAAGCAAAGCCAAGTGTCACTTCAGAGTGagagaagtgaaataaaatcaCTAGATGAAttgttttcagaagcagctgaTGGAGAAGATTCAATCAGCAGCAGCTCATATG ACTTCAGACTGAATATCCTGAGCCTGGATGATTTGGCACCAAATATCAGCAGTGAGGCAGCGGAATTAAAGCAGAAA GAGACAGACATTCAAATTACCCAAGAGTCAAAGAGAGACTCGAAAAAAGGTTCATTCCTGGTGGTGAAGGACCAAGTTTCTCTTCAAATGAGAAGTGCAGCACCTGGTGCGAATGATGCTTCCGAACGGGACGCTGAGAGAACTGTGACTGAAGCTGAAATCTCTGAGCACTTAAGTGGAGTTTCTGCAGATTTCCCAGGACACAAGCAGGATGATTCTGATGACGATGAGAGAACCATTAATTCAGAATATTCTGACGACTTTGAGAGGTCTCAGTCTACAGCAGACGGGGAAGGCGTCTCAGAGACGCCGGGGCAGCATTCCGAGAGCCGCACGTGTTCCGGAGAACGCGCGTCTCCAGCAGCGCCACCTCCGCGCACCACAGAACAGCCCCGGCAGGCGCACAGGGTGACTGTCAGAGAAACCGCGGTGCAGACGGCGGATTTGCCATTCGCCTATTGCTGGGCAAAGA CAACCCCGGCCGCGCTGCTTGACCCACCTGTAGGGAACAGCTACGTCGACCCCGTGCCTGTTGCCAGTCACGTCATCAGCACGGATGCTGTAGAAG CCCTGACGGCGTACAGCCCGGCGGCGCTCGTTTTGAACGCCATGCTGAAGCAGCACTTGATGTTGACTCAGCAGTTTGTTGAGAACATTCATCACCTTCACGTATCCGTTGTGGAGTCGCTAGAGAAGGAGAAGTTCCACTACCACACCCTGGAAGAGGCCAAGGAG tacatcAAGACTCACAAATCCCCACCTCTAACAACCGAGACAGCACGGGAGGAAAAAATGGATTga
- the CHERP gene encoding calcium homeostasis endoplasmic reticulum protein isoform X2, producing MEMLLPPDDQELRNVIDKLAQFVARNGPEFEKMTMEKQKENPKFSFLFGGDFYGYYKYKLALEQQQLLCKQSQDIEATTQIQPLPQPSLPPAAPLPAPQGTPSVEELIQQSQWNLQQQEQHLLAMRQEQVTSAVALAIEQQMQKVLEETQLDMNEFDNLLQPIIDTCTKDAISAGKNWMFSNAKSPAHCELMAGHLRNRITAEGAHFELRLHLIYLINDVLHHCQRKQARDLLAALQKVVVPIYCTSFLAVEEDKQQKIARLLQLWEKNGYFDESIIQQLQSPALGLGQYQANLITEYATVVQPVQVAFQQQMQNLKTQHEEFVNSLTQQQQQQIPIPPLENEVKSTPPPQAPSAAPASAPPSAPVTQADDGKSQLPLAGSTEYDTTGSGVQDPASGGPRGPGSHDQIPPNKPPWFDQPHPVAPWGQQQGPPHCPPWNNNHEGMWNEQRDQGWNNQRETPWNNQPDPSWNNQFEAPWNNQHEQPPWGGGQREPPFRMQRPPHFRGPFPPHQQHPQFNQPPHPHNFNRFPPRFMQDDFPPRHPFERPPYPHRFDYPQGDFPQEIGPPHHHPGHRLPHPGISEHPPWGGPQHPDFGPPPHGFNGQPPHMRRQGPPHMNHDDPSLVPNVPYFDLPAGLMAPLVKLEDHEYKPLDPKDIRLPPPMPPSERLLAAVEAFYSPPSHDRPRNSEGWEQNGLYEFFRAKMRARRRKGQEKRNSGPSRSRSRSKSRGRSSSRSNSRSSKSSGSYSRSRSRSCSRSRSYSRSQSRSRSRSRSSHSRSRSRSRSRSKSYSPGRRRRSQSRSPTPPSSAGLGSSSGPPIPESRLGEENKGHQMLVKMGWSGSGGLGAKEQGIQDPIKGGDIRDKWDQYKGVGVALDDPYENYRRNKSYSFIARMKAREEC from the exons atggagatgctgctgccgccCGACG ACCAGGAGCTGCGGAATGTCATCGACAAGCTGGCGCAGTTCGTGGCGCGGAACGGGCCCGAGTTCGAGAAGATGACGATggagaagcagaaggagaaCCCCAAATTCTCCTTCCTCTTCGGGGGCGACTTCTACGGCTACTACAAGTACAAGCTggccctggagcagcagcagc TGTTGTGCAAGCAAAGTCAAGATATCGAAGCTACCACCCAGATCCAGCCACTGCCACAACCGTCGCTGCCCCCGGCTGCGcctctcccagctccccagggcaCCCCGTCCGTGGAGGAGCTGATCCAGCAGAGTCAGTGgaacctgcagcagcaggagcagcatctCCTCGCTATGAGACAG GAACAAGTCACGTCAGCAGTGGCCCTTGCAATTGAGCAACAGATGCAAAAAGTGTTGGAGGAAACCCAGTTAGACATGAACGAATTTGACAACTTGCTGCAGCCAATAATTGACACTTGTACGAAAGATGCGATCTCA GCTGGCAAGAACTGGATGTTTAGCAACGCAAAGTCTCCCGCGCACTGCGAGCTGATGGCCGGGCACCTGCGCAATCGCATCACGGCCGAAGGGGCTCACTTCGAGCTCCGCTTGCATCTCATCTACTTAATCAATGACGTTTTGCATCACTG CCAGCGAAAGCAAGCGCGGGATCTTCTGGCTGCTTTGCAGAAGGTGGTTGTGCCTATTTATTGTACGAGTTTCCTGGCGGTGGAGGAGGACAAGCAACAGAAGATTGCCAGA CTTCTTCAGCTATGGGAGAAAAATGGGTACTTTGATGAGTCAATTATTCAGCAGTTGCAGAGCCCGGCTCTTGGACTCGGCCAGTACCAG GCAAATCTGATCACTGAATACGCCACGGTAGTGCAGCCTGTACAGGTCGCCTTCCAGCAGCAGATGCAGAACCTGAAAACTCAGCACGAAGAGTTCGTGAACAGTTTGacgcagcagcagcaacagcagatcccaatccccccgctggagaACGAGGTGAAATCAACGCCCCCGCCTCAGGCGCCCAGCGCAGCGCCCGCCTCGGCCCCGCCGTCCGCTCCCGTCACGCAAGCAG ATGATGGTAAATCCCAGCTGCCTCTGGCTGGTTCTACAGAATACGACACAACAGGGTCTGGCGTGCAGGACCCTGCCTCTGGTGGACCACGCGGCCCTGGATCTCACGATCAGATTCCTCCAAATAAACCGCCCTGGTTTGACCAACCTCACCCTGTTGCACCGTGGGGTCAACAACAG GGACCACCTCATTGTCCTCCGTGGAATAACAACCATGAAGGAATGTGGAATGAACAGAGAGATCAAGGTTGGAATAATCAGCGCGAGACACCCTGGAACAACCAGCCCGATCCGTCTTGGAACAACCAGTTTGAAGCGCCGTGGAACAACCAGCACGAACAACCTCCATGGGGTGGGGGTCAGAGGGAACCTCCATTTCGAATGCAACGGCCACCTCACTTCAGAGGCCCATTTCCTCCACATCAGCAACATCCCCAATTCAACCAGCCCCCGCATCCGCATAATTTCAACCGCTTTCCACCTCGCTTCATGCAGGATGATTTTCCACCTCGCCATCCCTTTGAAAGGCCTCCTTATCCTCATCGTTTTGATTACCCCCAGGGGGATTTTCCTCAAG AAATTGGACCTCCTCACCATCACCCTGGTCACAGATTGCCTCATCCTGGCATCAGCGAGCATCCTCCCTGGGGAGGGCCACAGCACCCTGATTTTGGGCCTCCCCCGCACGGATTTAACGGGCAGCCCCCCCACATGCGGCGCCAAGGGCCCCCTCACATGAATCACGATGACCCCAGCCTGGTGCCAAACGTTCCCTACTTTGATCTTCCTGCCGGACTGATGGCTCCGCTCGTGAAA CTTGAAGATCATGAGTATAAACCTTTAGATCCTAAAGATATACGTCTTCCACCCCCAATGCCCCCCAGTGAGAGACTCCTGGCTGCGGTTGAGGCATTTTATAGTCCACCATCTCATGACAGGCCTAGAAACAG TGAGGGCTGGGAGCAGAACGGACTGTACGAATTCTTCAGAGCTAAAATGCGAGCGAGGCGGAGGAAAGgtcaggagaagagaaacag TGGCCCTTCCCGGTCTCGCAGTCGGTCTAAGAGCCGAGGTCGCTCGTCCTCCCGCTCCAATTCACGATCTTCGAAATCGTCTGGCTCCTATTCGAGGTCACGATCTCGCTCTTGCTCTCGATCACGATCCTATTCGCGCTCTCAGTCCAG AAGCCGGAGCAGGTCCCGCTCCTCTCACAGCCGCTCGCGGTCGCGGTCGCGATCACGATCCAAGTCGTACTCCCCGGGGAGGCGGCGCCGGTCCCAGTCTCGCAGCCCCACTCCTCC ttCTTCTGCTGGTTTGGGCTCCAGCTCTGGGCCTCCCATACCAGAATCAAGacttggagaagaaaataaaggccATCAAATGCTGGTGAAAATGG GATGGAGCGGATCTGGTGGGCTGGGAGCCAAGGAACAAGGAATCCAGGATCCGATTAAAGGAGGGGATATCCGGGACAAATGGGATCAGTACAAAGGAGTGGGAGTTGCGTTAGATGACCCTTACGAAAACTACCGAAGAAACAAGAGTTACTCGTTTATCGCACGCATGAAGGCCAGAGAAGAAT GTTAA
- the CHERP gene encoding calcium homeostasis endoplasmic reticulum protein isoform X1 produces MEMLLPPDDQELRNVIDKLAQFVARNGPEFEKMTMEKQKENPKFSFLFGGDFYGYYKYKLALEQQQLLCKQSQDIEATTQIQPLPQPSLPPAAPLPAPQGTPSVEELIQQSQWNLQQQEQHLLAMRQEQVTSAVALAIEQQMQKVLEETQLDMNEFDNLLQPIIDTCTKDAISAGKNWMFSNAKSPAHCELMAGHLRNRITAEGAHFELRLHLIYLINDVLHHCQRKQARDLLAALQKVVVPIYCTSFLAVEEDKQQKIARLLQLWEKNGYFDESIIQQLQSPALGLGQYQANLITEYATVVQPVQVAFQQQMQNLKTQHEEFVNSLTQQQQQQIPIPPLENEVKSTPPPQAPSAAPASAPPSAPVTQADDGKSQLPLAGSTEYDTTGSGVQDPASGGPRGPGSHDQIPPNKPPWFDQPHPVAPWGQQQGPPHCPPWNNNHEGMWNEQRDQGWNNQRETPWNNQPDPSWNNQFEAPWNNQHEQPPWGGGQREPPFRMQRPPHFRGPFPPHQQHPQFNQPPHPHNFNRFPPRFMQDDFPPRHPFERPPYPHRFDYPQGDFPQEIGPPHHHPGHRLPHPGISEHPPWGGPQHPDFGPPPHGFNGQPPHMRRQGPPHMNHDDPSLVPNVPYFDLPAGLMAPLVKLEDHEYKPLDPKDIRLPPPMPPSERLLAAVEAFYSPPSHDRPRNSEGWEQNGLYEFFRAKMRARRRKGQEKRNSGPSRSRSRSKSRGRSSSRSNSRSSKSSGSYSRSRSRSCSRSRSYSRSQSRSRSRSRSSHSRSRSRSRSRSKSYSPGRRRRSQSRSPTPPSSAGLGSSSGPPIPESRLGEENKGHQMLVKMGWSGSGGLGAKEQGIQDPIKGGDIRDKWDQYKGVGVALDDPYENYRRNKSYSFIARMKAREELKRETQDPPPPE; encoded by the exons atggagatgctgctgccgccCGACG ACCAGGAGCTGCGGAATGTCATCGACAAGCTGGCGCAGTTCGTGGCGCGGAACGGGCCCGAGTTCGAGAAGATGACGATggagaagcagaaggagaaCCCCAAATTCTCCTTCCTCTTCGGGGGCGACTTCTACGGCTACTACAAGTACAAGCTggccctggagcagcagcagc TGTTGTGCAAGCAAAGTCAAGATATCGAAGCTACCACCCAGATCCAGCCACTGCCACAACCGTCGCTGCCCCCGGCTGCGcctctcccagctccccagggcaCCCCGTCCGTGGAGGAGCTGATCCAGCAGAGTCAGTGgaacctgcagcagcaggagcagcatctCCTCGCTATGAGACAG GAACAAGTCACGTCAGCAGTGGCCCTTGCAATTGAGCAACAGATGCAAAAAGTGTTGGAGGAAACCCAGTTAGACATGAACGAATTTGACAACTTGCTGCAGCCAATAATTGACACTTGTACGAAAGATGCGATCTCA GCTGGCAAGAACTGGATGTTTAGCAACGCAAAGTCTCCCGCGCACTGCGAGCTGATGGCCGGGCACCTGCGCAATCGCATCACGGCCGAAGGGGCTCACTTCGAGCTCCGCTTGCATCTCATCTACTTAATCAATGACGTTTTGCATCACTG CCAGCGAAAGCAAGCGCGGGATCTTCTGGCTGCTTTGCAGAAGGTGGTTGTGCCTATTTATTGTACGAGTTTCCTGGCGGTGGAGGAGGACAAGCAACAGAAGATTGCCAGA CTTCTTCAGCTATGGGAGAAAAATGGGTACTTTGATGAGTCAATTATTCAGCAGTTGCAGAGCCCGGCTCTTGGACTCGGCCAGTACCAG GCAAATCTGATCACTGAATACGCCACGGTAGTGCAGCCTGTACAGGTCGCCTTCCAGCAGCAGATGCAGAACCTGAAAACTCAGCACGAAGAGTTCGTGAACAGTTTGacgcagcagcagcaacagcagatcccaatccccccgctggagaACGAGGTGAAATCAACGCCCCCGCCTCAGGCGCCCAGCGCAGCGCCCGCCTCGGCCCCGCCGTCCGCTCCCGTCACGCAAGCAG ATGATGGTAAATCCCAGCTGCCTCTGGCTGGTTCTACAGAATACGACACAACAGGGTCTGGCGTGCAGGACCCTGCCTCTGGTGGACCACGCGGCCCTGGATCTCACGATCAGATTCCTCCAAATAAACCGCCCTGGTTTGACCAACCTCACCCTGTTGCACCGTGGGGTCAACAACAG GGACCACCTCATTGTCCTCCGTGGAATAACAACCATGAAGGAATGTGGAATGAACAGAGAGATCAAGGTTGGAATAATCAGCGCGAGACACCCTGGAACAACCAGCCCGATCCGTCTTGGAACAACCAGTTTGAAGCGCCGTGGAACAACCAGCACGAACAACCTCCATGGGGTGGGGGTCAGAGGGAACCTCCATTTCGAATGCAACGGCCACCTCACTTCAGAGGCCCATTTCCTCCACATCAGCAACATCCCCAATTCAACCAGCCCCCGCATCCGCATAATTTCAACCGCTTTCCACCTCGCTTCATGCAGGATGATTTTCCACCTCGCCATCCCTTTGAAAGGCCTCCTTATCCTCATCGTTTTGATTACCCCCAGGGGGATTTTCCTCAAG AAATTGGACCTCCTCACCATCACCCTGGTCACAGATTGCCTCATCCTGGCATCAGCGAGCATCCTCCCTGGGGAGGGCCACAGCACCCTGATTTTGGGCCTCCCCCGCACGGATTTAACGGGCAGCCCCCCCACATGCGGCGCCAAGGGCCCCCTCACATGAATCACGATGACCCCAGCCTGGTGCCAAACGTTCCCTACTTTGATCTTCCTGCCGGACTGATGGCTCCGCTCGTGAAA CTTGAAGATCATGAGTATAAACCTTTAGATCCTAAAGATATACGTCTTCCACCCCCAATGCCCCCCAGTGAGAGACTCCTGGCTGCGGTTGAGGCATTTTATAGTCCACCATCTCATGACAGGCCTAGAAACAG TGAGGGCTGGGAGCAGAACGGACTGTACGAATTCTTCAGAGCTAAAATGCGAGCGAGGCGGAGGAAAGgtcaggagaagagaaacag TGGCCCTTCCCGGTCTCGCAGTCGGTCTAAGAGCCGAGGTCGCTCGTCCTCCCGCTCCAATTCACGATCTTCGAAATCGTCTGGCTCCTATTCGAGGTCACGATCTCGCTCTTGCTCTCGATCACGATCCTATTCGCGCTCTCAGTCCAG AAGCCGGAGCAGGTCCCGCTCCTCTCACAGCCGCTCGCGGTCGCGGTCGCGATCACGATCCAAGTCGTACTCCCCGGGGAGGCGGCGCCGGTCCCAGTCTCGCAGCCCCACTCCTCC ttCTTCTGCTGGTTTGGGCTCCAGCTCTGGGCCTCCCATACCAGAATCAAGacttggagaagaaaataaaggccATCAAATGCTGGTGAAAATGG GATGGAGCGGATCTGGTGGGCTGGGAGCCAAGGAACAAGGAATCCAGGATCCGATTAAAGGAGGGGATATCCGGGACAAATGGGATCAGTACAAAGGAGTGGGAGTTGCGTTAGATGACCCTTACGAAAACTACCGAAGAAACAAGAGTTACTCGTTTATCGCACGCATGAAGGCCAGAGAAGAAT TGAAGCGTGAAACGCAAGACCCTCCACCACCCGAATAA